The genomic window gatagatagatagatagatagatagatagatagatagatggcacagggtgaattCATTGtgaatggatgatatctaaaaactaaaattaaggggtgggagaggaacatatagggaaaaggagaaagggagagatagaatagggtaaattatctcacataaaagagggaagaaaaagtttttacaatggagaggaagagggaatgagttaccattactctcatcagatttggcttaaggatgcttaataatatacacaatcaaatGGGCATCTTACTTGACatgaaagtaggggggaaggaatgatgaaagggatggcagattgggagagggggtagtcagaagcaaacactttagaaaagagagagggttaaaggagaaaatagaataattggtgggcaggataagatggagggaaatatagttattctttcataatattactattatggaggtgtcttgcataactacatatgtataatctatactgaattccttgccttctcaatggaggtaggtgggaagggaagaagggagagaatttggaactcaaagatttaaaaacaaatgttaaaaaataacatGTAACATGttaacatgcaactgggaaacaaaatatacaggcaatggggtatagaaatctatcttgcccttcaataAAGTAAAGGGTAAGGGGACAagaggggggatgataaaagggaaggcagaattAAGAAAGGGGTAACCAGAATGAATGCCATCTcagaatggagggaggggaatgatggggaggaaatttggaactcaaaaatcttgtggaaataaatgttgaaaactaaaaataaataaataaatttaaattaaaaaaaaaaaaaagaatgaaggataacatgTAGATAGTCCAAGACCAAGTATTTTGCTGAAATGCTAAAAGATCCAGAAGAAGGTCTTCACAATGTTGTAGGGATTCACTATCGAAGATTTAtagaaatgaaggggaagaaTCACTCAGTATAAGGAGTGGACTTGTGATCTGCACTGGTGAAGGAAGCTGATGAGATAACTGAAAGACCCAAGGATCTATGTATATAGTATGAACTGATTAGATAACTGGCATGAGTAAGTATTTAACTGAATAACTAAAatagtaggggagaaggggacaagtggggtgagggggatgatagaacggagggcaaatgggagaagggagcaactagcagtaaacacttttgggaagggacaaggtcaaatgagagaactgaaaaaaaatggggtacagggtaggatggagggtaatatagttagtcttatacaacatggctattatggaaggtttttgcaaaatgacacatatatagcctgtattgaattgcttgccttcttagtggggatgggtggggagggagggagggagagaagttggaatataaagtattagaaacaaatgttgagaattgttactgcatataactgggaaataagaaatacaggtaatagggtatagaaatttatctggtcctacaagaaaaaagggaagatggagataagggaagagtggggtgtgaaaggagggagggcacattgaggaaggggtaatcagaatgcatagtgttatggggtgggggcacaggagagatggggagaaaaaaattggaacacaaaattttgtgaaaatgaatgtcgaaatctaaaaataaacaaatgaaactattttttaaaaactgaaataaaacattgaaaaaaaacaaccaagatGGCAGCtaatgtgagtagagagaaggggatgcatACTAGAGGTGTTCTGAATGACAGTAAGAGTTCACAGGTAGATGTGTAAATGGATACAACTATTCTgtgaagcaatttggaatcacaGACAAAGAGTTATTAAGTGGTTTGTTCCCCTTGACCCAGTTACACCACTCCTAGGGCTTttctcaaaagaaatcaaagaaataagaaaatgtcccttatgtacaaaaatatttataggagatATTTTTGATGTGGCAAAACTCTAGAAACTAAGAGGATACTTAATAATTGAGGAACAGTTGaaaaagttgtagtatatgaatgcgATCAAGTACTTCTGTACTATAAGAAaggacaaaatagataatttcaagaaagacaTATCAATTGACAcagagtgaaattagcagaattaaaagaataatttctcTATAAACAACAGTACTATAAAATAGACAGTTTTGAAGACTTAAAAGTCCTTAACTGATACTATACAAATAATGAATAGCAGAACAAGGACaacaatttgtacaataaaaacaacattgtACAGAAAATCTGAAAGCTGGAGGATTCCACAGAATTGATGATCCATGTTATCCACTGAAGAGGCTTCATGTGCAAATACAGATATTTTGATTATTGCTTTATTGACtgtctagacataagaaagtgatAAACTGTCAATATTgcagataaaatttaaaagtgtgttgtgcatATGTTTTTATTCCACAGAGTCACTTGTAGGGGTTCTGAGGCAGAGTCCACCCACACGGAAGTAGAATGATTGTGAATGATGGTAAGAGCAAGAGTTGTGCGACTTTGGAAAAGTAACTTCCTCTtgattgtgcttcagtttccttgtctggcACATTCCTCCCCTACTTACCTAATACcagcaattttcagatgaaataaaataacaaacatgaaagtaaatataaaagaataaagcaATAAGCAAATGTAATTATTTTAAGGTACAATATTAACACGCAAAATAGGGATTGGAGAGGACACAGTTCTAGGAGTGGGAAAAAAGATTAGGAAATACATAGATTTAACTCTTTGGGGACACCTTTTTTCCTGAATTCTGGCTACTTTAGTGTTTATTACTAATTGGCTGTAGAGGGCCTTGATTCTCCCATGGGCTTTTTCAGCATCAGCAACTGAGCCAAACCTGGAAAGAGCCAACACAGGCTTCTTAGAGGACCAGGTGTTGCCCATTGTTAAAAACTGGCAGCCCCAAGTCAGGCGTGGGAGAAGGACCCCATGAGTAGCCTGCTTCTTACTCTTCAAGGGATCTATACTGCTGGCCCTCCAGATATCAGGTGGTGAGTCCAGGTGTTCAGGGAGCATTTGGGGGACTCTTTCATTTCCTACTGCAAGAATACTCACTCTGCTGTGTAATGGTCCAGGTTAAGACTTTTCCGCTATGAAACAAAGACTTTCGGATGTGGTGCCTCAAGAGCAGAAACCAACCACCCCATCCTCAGGCCTGGAGATTAATATTGTTAATAATACGGTTCCTtatagggactgttttttgtgggggagctttctttgtattgccagcacttagcacagtgcctggaaactATTAGGCACTCAAAATATGATAATTAACTGGCTGATTCTAGAACATTGGCTCTCAACCTGAGGTCTGCGGAAGCCCAAggagtctgtggatagatttcacgGGTTTCATAACCTTGGATAGAGGAAAATAGTTGTTTCTGTAGCTGTTTtactgttgctcagtcattttggTCACATCCAACCCTCTGGGaatttatttggggatttcttggccaagacactggagtggtttcccatttccttctctagttcattttacagttgagaaaactgaggcaaacaggttaagtgacttggtagGGTCACAAAACCTCCTGGCTTCATGgtagctagggggcacagtggatagaaggctgggcctggagacaggaaaacctgagttcaaatcccacctcagatacttcctagctgtgtctaGGAAGCACTCCACTATCTcccccaagaaaataccaaatggggtcatgaaaaattaggcatgactgaaatgagtcaccagcaacaacttcctgactctagggccagtccTCTATTCAGTGTGCCACTTAGTACAACCTTTGGTTTCCCTTATATTTTTGgctcttttatgcatttaaaaacaatattctgacAAGGGGTCCCTAGGTTGCATCAGATTGCCAACCGGTCCATAGCAAAAAATGGTGAAAACTCCCTTCCTTGAAGACAGAAGGCAGTggtgaaagagagaagggaacaaagAATGTTGGTGGGAAGTCCTTAGGCTGTATGGCAGCAAGTAGCCCTGCAGGGAAGTAGAAAAGACAGCTGCCTCCAGGTGGCACCTGAGGAGGGAGTCACAAGTTTCACCCTTCCCAACATTATCTCCTCCACTGGCACAGAAATGCCACAGAAAGAGCATTAGAATAAGGGTCAGCAGATGTGGCATCTGCAGCCTAACATTCCCACCAGCTCTCTCTGTgacctcagcaagtcacttcccttttcctcatctgacaaCTAAAGTCAATTCTAAAACTCcttccacttccaactttcacTATCTCTCTACTCTACCTATAGTCACTTAAGGACAGGTAATGGTGCTTTCAAATTCAACTATTACCTTAGAGAGAAGTAACATTAAACCATCATCACACAGAGGTTTAAAACTGGAAGGGTGATCATCTCATCTCTACTTATCTTTCAAAGgaagaatctgaggcccagagaagttaagtgatatgcctCAGGTTACACAGCCAgcatttgaaattaggtcttttgattctaaatctaaCCCTTTTTCCTTTCCACAAAAATGTGGTCTGGTGGAAAGCCAATAGATTGGGCATCAGGGAACCTGGGTTTGGGTCTTCTGGGAACACTTCAGCAATGAGTTAATTCTCAGGTCAACTGCAGGCACAAAGCAAGGCTTATTTGTGACTGTGGGATAGGAGAGAGGTAAGTGTTGATGCTGAAAAGAAAGCCTTTAGAGCATGGAGGTCTGGGTTGTGCGCCAAAAACAGGGCATTGTATACAGGTCCTGCatccaaaggaaggaaggaggttcCACatgggaaactgaggacaaacaaCCTTCTCCTTCAGCAGGCCAAAGATCTGCCAGTCCAGTATCCCACCTCTAGGGTTTCTCATCTCCTGTAAGGTACGTGGCAGAAGTTTAAATCCTCAGTTTAGGATACAAATATGTAGAGCTGAAGTGACCTGCTCAAAGTTCAGTAAAGTGACGAACCAGCTAGAGGTGCCTCAGGACACAAAGTCCTGCTCATTCATGTGGGGATGCTTCCATTTCTCTCAGCTGAGAGAGGATCAGAGCACATAGAATATTGGAGACAGGCACCATGTTACAACCTGGgatgtgagagttggaagggacattgaaATCATAGAACATAGACTGGCTAAATGGGAAGGGACTTCAGACATGGTCATCTACTCCAAAGTCTTTGTTTTAAGGCCACCCCAATTAGGCCCATTTGGCAGAATTCTTTCATGTGTGTAGATAAGAGAAAAAGAGCAAGACAGCAGTCAAAGCATTTGGTGTCATGGAGGGAAGCCTAGAAGGAAGGGTAAGGGGTGCGCAGGacgggggagggaaggggaaagaggattgGCAGGAAACCATATGACACTGCCTTCAGATAGTCCCACTTCCCCATTGCATTCGAGGCATTCAGTGACTGGGAGAGTTTGGACACTGGGTAATTTGGAgatgaagggagaggggaagagtggAGAAGCAGAGATGGATAAAAGACTTAAGAAAAATCCCAAAGCCAAAGCCATGCTTCCACTTAGGATCTGTAAATTTTTGTCCTGGGAGAAACTGAAAGTATGAGTAGGgacaatggagaaagagaaatgaattaaATGATTGCCAGTTGAGGTCCATTCTGAAATCTAAAATTCTACAATTCCataagagggaggaaggaaggggaaaaaaggaaagaagagaggcagagaaacagaaaaggataGAGGAGAAAATCTTAGAGAATGAATGGTGCTCTTAAAGAATTGGGGTTATTAATCTAGGAGGAAAGATGGGTAAGCAACAACTTGGTAAATAGCTTTGAGCATATTTCACAGACCCTCTATTATCCATCTAATCACTAAGAAGGAAAACACTGGGATAAATGGGTTTAATATGTAGCAGATTAATAAAAATGCCTGAGTTGTCTGATAGCAAACACTATCTGGGTACCAGCATACCTCAGTTGGACCAGATTATCCCTTAGGTCctctctagttctaaaattcaaGGTTCTAAATTAccttcttttctagttctaacattctatgttctaaagtcctttGCACCTCTCAGTCTATGAATGAATCTATACTCATATTATAATCCTAGGTTAATTAGCCTATTTTCCATTATTTAGGTCACATTAAAAAATGCTAATTTGATTATAAATGCAGGGAATTAGGCAGGCAAACATAAAGCAGCTAAGCTGTACTCAGCTATAAATTCAGTAGTTAATTATCTGCACCAAGACAGGGGAGCAGGGATGTAAAGAATCCAAAGCAGAAAATAATACAAAACCCCATCTAGGATGCAGAGTGTAGTATCTATCTAGTAATGTAATCTAatttatctacatatatgtaatacatattttatactttttcttcCCAAATCATATATTGCTGAAACTAAAATCAAAATGAGTTTGTATATATGAATCATGCACTGTCAGGAAAAGAAAGTCTAATATCTAgctacatatagatatgtatgtatatgtaaaggTATACTTTAAATcattccttttcctgttcatgtGTTACAAAGGTTAATATTCAAATGAGCTTGCATTTAAGATTCAAAACCTAATTCTCAATTCTGATACTCTTAGATGAAGGGGAGAATATATGTTCATTTTAGCCAATATTCAAACACCTCATGACCTTTTGTACTGGCCATTACTCAATTAGCCAGGCATGAGAAAGTCAGCCTCAGATTACAGAACTACTGTGGAACACTGATACAAGAGAATGGTTGAGAAGTAATGTGAGGGCATTGCGGCTGAGGGAGTGGGTGGAAAAGCTGGGCTTAGTCAGGTTTCTCTGTGGTGTCACAAGTGTTCCAGGGTACACTCCAGAGTTAGTCTCACTCACACTATAAAGCATTTGTGGGGAGATCTCAGATGATCGACGATTCATTATTTTCTGATGGGcttttactttcatttatttggTAGGATGACAGACTAGGCTTGGTTTATTGTGGGGTAATTCCACCCCAATAACACTTCAGAAAAGTTTGGGAGGAAGAATAGGATTCCATGGCCCATTATGAGGAAGGGGTAATATTTTTAGTTCATTAGAACTTTAAAATTATCATACTGGGTTAACTCCATGAGCCATCTAGCCCTGGACTCTTTCTCAGGTGAAGGGATGGTTTAGGGTACATCATTCCTGGTCCCTATCATTTCAACTTAAGAAGATTAAGGATGGAGTTCAGACATACTAGTTATTCTGAATGATTATAGAGCTAACATCCATGGATTTATATGAACACTTCTTCATATGATTTACATTTTCAGCCTATAGCAGCTCTTGGGAAAAAATTCATAACTTTCTTCACTGTTGTGCAGCTTAAGTAGGCTTTACCTTTATTCATCCTATTCATATGTATCTCCTTTGTATCACATCATTCTAATATTATGAGATTTGGTGGGAAAAGTCTTTGTTCATTCTATAGgctgtccccaaagtcttagtttcaacctgcactaagactttggggacacacCATATATCCCATTTCCCTATGTTTTATGGACTTTAAAGATCTCTCTTCCTCAAGGTTTATCATTCTCATTTGAAGTCCTAATCTTTTAAACTTGTCTTCACATAatggcataattttttttctatatctctGAAATTTGAGAATCCCAGAATCCCAGAGGTACAAGGAGACTTAAAACTCTGTCACTCAGTCATGTATCCTAGGGTCACATGACTCCTCTTTCTTGGAATCCTTTCCCTCAAAAAATAAGACCTCAGAAAATATGATTCAGCTATGTGGTATGACATTAAAACTAATTAAAAGCCTCCCATCACTGCTGTTCTCTGATGGTATAGATGCTCTGTGGAGTCGCTCTCAGAACATAGGTCAAGAAGCCACTTCTGGATTTGCTCTTCTACTCACCTTTTCACTCATTCTAGCCTCTTTGGTGTTCATGGAATCCTATAATCCTGTCTTTACTTATTTGCTTTCTGCTCACTCTTTCCAAATTCCCTTGATCAAACCCATTTCCACACTATAACCCACTCATTCATTCTGCAGAACAACTGAATTATTCTATAAATTCAGTACCAACTTAATGACAAAACTGGACTTCAGAAGGCAAATATTCTGTCCCGGGCCCACTGGAAAGCTCCTTCTCCTCTATAACATCCCCAATAAGTGGTCATCTGTCCATTGTGCTCAtcacaataatagctaataactagcatttacatagtgctttaagctttgcaaagcccTTCAGTAATATTATCTTGTTTTCTCTTCAGAGgtgtgtgctattattatttccactttacagatgaggaaactgagacagcagaagttgtgacttgaccaggatcatatacctagtaagtgtctaaagccttGAACTTGGctttttgtgactccaggtccagcattctattcacagtaccaccttgctgcctctgaCCATAAACACCAATTCCACACCATGCCTTTTCTTCCACTACTCCCAGTTCTAAGAGATCAATACCAGTCCCAAGCATCCTTCCTGATGCTTttagttttcattgataatttcatggaagataatgtctaggctctttttttggtcatggctttcaggtagtcccataattttaaaattgttcctcctggatctgttttccaggtcagttgtttttccaatgagatgtttcacataatcttctattttttcagacttttggttttgtttactaactgcttggtttatctcagtcatccatttccctgaactcaattctctctttcaacaaattattttgtttagtgagcttttggaccttctcctccatttggataattctgctttttaaaacctccttctcctcattggttgattggacctctttttccaaatgagttagcctctttttaaagctgttattttcctcaccattttttggttcccctttagaaagctgctaacttgtttttttaaggtcttctattgcctgcggctagtttaagttccctttggaggccctggaggcagagaccttgacttcctctgacagtatgccttgttcttcctcctctgaaaggattggaggagacacctgtttcccaagaaagtaaccttctgtggtcttatttttttccccttttttgggcattttcccagccagttagttgatttctgagtttcctctccacaaccatctggcctccagttctgccaagccagcactgggggctgagattctgatgagctgctccaaagtcTCAggtgcagggctgctattcagtgtgagattaaaatcAGCGgttcagatgggggcagggctcccacacaggctcagttccctcaggggctttctgatgagaccttcaacaatagatgtgggctactgcctgctttgggagcccccatctgctgctgcctccactgttgCCACTTGAGGAGGTccaagttatggggacaccctgctccttTTTCAgtcagccaaaaagaccctctcactgacctttagcacctgtgggttgagggatctgtgctgcagctggagattctgtccctgaagcctgctaggatctgctcctcttgctGCCtcctggccaaggctgggctgggctctgctccatgtctggtgtgacagacctttcccgtctgtctttcaggtcactctgggatagaaatctcccccactccattgttctgcggcttctgctgctttagaatttgttgagagttcttatttacaggtattttatggtctgtggggtaagagctaccggatgtttgtctttctactccgccatcttggctccacccacccCCCCCATGCTTTTAAGTAGGCCTGAAGAATGGGTAGTAGCTATCTGACCCCCTAGCCTCAAGTACACAGCaacctttcttttcccaaatatCCCTACAGTCCCTATAATAACCTTCAAGTCTGGTGCATTTGCATAGAGTAATAATTCTTTCCACTAACAAGGAGAACTTAAGGTAAACATTTTAAGCTTGAAACCATGGTTCTATTTCTCATCCTCTGACAGAAGAGACTTCACATGTTACCTAGACCAGTCTAGTGCACCTGAAGCATGAATCCTCTCTACAATATTTGCAACAAGTTGTTACTCAGAATCcacttgaagacttctagtgatGAAATCAATACTCTTCTTTTCCTGCATGCTCACAGCTATCTATTCCATCTTTGGACAACTCcaattattaggaagcttttcaGTAAGTAGAACTTGGATCCAGGTCCCTGTAACTTTCTTGTTTTGCCTTTCAGGCACAAAAAAAGATCCCAACAAACACATGTCAAAagactcccttttccatttgactgtcCTCTCACAATTTTAAGACAATAATCATAGCAATCACTGCCCCTGTCTTCTCTACTGCAAGCtatattcccagttctttcacCCAGTCCTCATACAGCATGATTTCAAGTCCCCTCACAATCCTGGCTGTGCTCTAATTTGTCCTGATAGCTTGTAGGTGCTCTGGTCGTGTGAGATAAAGTCCCCTGTTAATTTGGGGATTCTTAGTGGTTGAGGTGTTGGTAACAGTAAAGACAGATCTGGAATTGGTAGAACCAAATTAGTAGATAGACAGCCATGGAGCCAGcagacaaatgaaataatttttaaaccttatctttttttcctatctattcttttctttctttttttcttatatttcctgAAGACATAGCATTAAGGAATTGAATCTTTTCCAATAGTTTACAGTCCCACAGAACACTTACAGTGCTCTCCTACTTTGCTTAGTATGgtgacttttttctcttcctcagggGACAGAAGGTGGCCAGTGATGGAAGGAGCCAAGAACAGTTCCTTTAAGGGTTTCATTTTGATTGGTCTGTCTGACCATCCCCACCTGGAGATGATCTTTTTTGTCCTTATGCTGTTCTCCTACATGTTCATCTTGGTGGGAAACTTGACCATTATCCTAATATCGCGCCTGGATGTCCGCCTTCACACACCCATGTATTTTTTCCTCAGTAATCTCGCCTCTGTTGATCTTGCCATTACCACAAGTATAGTCCCTCAGATGCTGTTCAATCTGTCAGGTGCAGACAAAACCATCAGCTATGCTGGCTGTGTAACACAACTatatgtttttctttggctgGGTGCTACTGAGGCAATGGTCTTGTTGGTGATGGCATTTGATCGCTATGTAGCTGTCTGCCGGCCCCTCCACTACATGACCATCATGAACCCTCGGATTTGCTGCCAGCTAGCTTCCACAGCCTGGCTAGCTGGCTTGGGAAATTCCCTCATTCAGTCAACATTCACTCTACAGCTCCCATTTTGTGGACACCAGGAAGTCAACAGTTTCCTCTGTGAAGTGCCATCTCTCATCAAGTCAGCCTGTGGTAACACAAACCTCAATGAGGCTGTACTCAATGGTATCTGTGCCTTCTTCACTGCAGTGCCCCTGAGCATCATCCTCATCTCCTATGGTTACATTGCCAGGGCTGTCCTGAAGATCCCCTCAGCTGAAGGCAGGAAAAAGGCCTTCAATACTTGTGGCTCCCATTTGACAGTGGTATTCCTCTTCTATGGCTCAGCCATTTATGCCTATCTGCTGCCATCCAAGAGTAGTTCCCAAGACCAGGGCAAATTCATGACTCTCTTTTATTCAGTAGTTACAGCCATGGTGAATCCCCTAATCTACACTCTGAGGAACAAGGAGGTGAAGGGGGCACTAAGGAAGGTTCTGGGGAAATGGAGGAAGGAATggtgagggaaggggggagtggggcAGTATATCTTCACTGTTTTGTATGTCTGtctttatctttgtctttctctctttctgtctctgtcactacAGATCTTTCTGTCATCAGATCTACACTAGTATAATCCCAGGactagctagatggtgcagtggatagagcactagtgcaggagtcaggtggacctgagttcaaatttcacctcagacacctgacacacactagctgtgtgaccttgggcaagtcactaaacccccatttcctcatcctgggtgattttcagtcatgctgatgaatatcaggttactggatccagatgtctctggaggagaagtgaggctggtgacctgcacagccctccctcactcaaaatcaaAGTccagtgcgagtcatgtcatcatttctctgatgacatggtcttcttcagccacgaagaacacacacacacacacacacacacacacacacacacacacacaaacaaacttATTTCCACATAAGGTGACTTTGAGTACGTTAAAAATATTCCCAACCACCCTAAGCAGTTAACATCTGGTTAGTATTATTTGATAA from Notamacropus eugenii isolate mMacEug1 chromosome 1, mMacEug1.pri_v2, whole genome shotgun sequence includes these protein-coding regions:
- the LOC140520755 gene encoding olfactory receptor 2C1-like; protein product: MVTFFSSSGDRRWPVMEGAKNSSFKGFILIGLSDHPHLEMIFFVLMLFSYMFILVGNLTIILISRLDVRLHTPMYFFLSNLASVDLAITTSIVPQMLFNLSGADKTISYAGCVTQLYVFLWLGATEAMVLLVMAFDRYVAVCRPLHYMTIMNPRICCQLASTAWLAGLGNSLIQSTFTLQLPFCGHQEVNSFLCEVPSLIKSACGNTNLNEAVLNGICAFFTAVPLSIILISYGYIARAVLKIPSAEGRKKAFNTCGSHLTVVFLFYGSAIYAYLLPSKSSSQDQGKFMTLFYSVVTAMVNPLIYTLRNKEVKGALRKVLGKWRKEW